The DNA segment GGGGCGCCGAAAGAGGGGGTTGGGTGTGTGTTTGGTGTCTGATGCAGAGACGTGGGCAGTAAAGCATGGCATAAGAACCCTGTACCTTCTTACCAAAACGGCGGAAGGGTTTTTTGCCAAACTCGGTTATGAAGCTGTTCCTAGGTCTGAGGCCCCGGCTGCCATAGCAGCAACTGCGCAGTTCTCAGCACTTTGCCCGGCTTCCTCCACGTTGATGCGCAAAGAGTTGGCCCCCAACCATTGGCCCAAGGGTCAAAGACCCTGAGGAGCCGGGCTGTCACTCCAAACATTGTGAAGGCTGTTGCCAAAGGCCAATTCTGCTCAAAAAAAAGGATGCGCAGCTTGGCGTTCCAACCACAGACAAGCCAAATTCAGTATTAGCTCTTGTATTGGGTGGAGAAAACCGGGATCTTCTCTGTGCCCCCAACACACACAGCCCTGGAGTTTTCTCGCTGGTTTTAGACCTGATATTATAGGCAATGAGGAGAAACCCTGATGGGCTGAGGTGTTTTCCCAGAAAGCAATCAGGATGTTGGGATGTGCGCGATTTGATCTGCCAGAAAGGAGAAAGGATCAAAAAACCATAGAATGCAGATGATGCTGGGGGGTGGCGCAGCTCATACTGTCCTTTGGCAAAGCATCAGGATTAGCGCAGCTTAGCTTTGCCACATGGCCCCAGGTGAGCTTTGTGGCTGAGCCCTGGTAAGGACAAAAATCTGCAAATCCCCAAGGAGGGTATTTCATGAGAAACATCGCCAAAGAGGTTGGGAGTCAACTTGACCGTTGGTTTGCAGCTTTGGGAAGTGGTGATCCAGATGAAGTAGTAAAGCTTTATGCGCAAGATGCTGTTTTGCTCTCTACCCTAAAGGGGGATGTCAAGAAGGGACAAGGAAAAATACGCGATTACTTTGAAAAGGATTTTCTTCCCAAGAAACCCGTTGGGAAAACCGTGGAGCTACATACCAGAGTCTTGGGTGGGGTTGCCGTTAACTCAGGGATCTACAGCTTTGAAGTTGATGACGAGGAAAATGGCCGTGTTGAGGTTGAGGCACGCTACACATTTGTCTATGAGTGGCAAAAAGAGGATTGGAAGATTGTTGAACACCACTCATCTCTCAATCCTGAGGGTCGACCCACAAGAATAGGAGCAAGGCGCGAATCCAATCAGAGATCCCTATAGGCCAAGAAAACTTAGTGAGAATTTTGTCCTGCTTGGGGCTTCCTTATCTACTGTGAAAACATCCTGGAGAGGGAAAACCCTAGGAGGGGCTGCCTCCCTGACCGGGTAGCTTCCTTTTAGCCAATAGTGTGGAGGCTCGGGTGATGAAGAGGGGAGCTATAGGATTGATCACCTGGATAGCTGTGTCCATGGCCGCCGGATTGGTTGGCTCCCAGTTTGTACCCGGTGAGTGGTACGCATCCTTGGAAAAGCCCAGCTGGACTCCTGCCAACTCTGTGTTTGGCCCCGTCTGGTCTACACTTTACGTGCTCATGGGAGTGGCGGCTTGGCTGGTGTGGCGCAAAGCTGGCTTCTATGGTGCACCTAAGGCGCTGGGGTTGTTCCTCCTCCAGTTGGTTCTCAATTCCCTGTGGTCATTTCTTTTCTTTGGAGTTCACCAGCCTGGGCTCGCATTCATGGAGCTCAGTGTGCTATGGTTGGCCATCTGGGCAACTGCAATAGCTTTCTGGCCCATTTCTTCCTGGGCTGGAATACTGCTGTTACCTTATCTGTGCTGGGTGGGATTTGCCGGTTTTCTAAATTTTGCGATTTGGCGGCTTAACTCTTGATCAATGGGAAGCCTTCTGGCCAAGGAATCCCTTGAGGCGAAGAAGCCAGAGCTCTGCCACCAGCCACTGGCCTTGGCCATGAATCTAGAGCAAGAGTGTAAGATCTGAGTCAGCGCTGTCATTCTGTAATTTGCGTTATTCCTGTGTGAATCATTGAGAGTATCGGTTTAGGGTTGCCCTTTTTGATTTCCTAAGAAGACAAGAAATACCCCTCCTGGTTGCACGCTCTTTACAAGTGAATTTCTTCGTGCTAGCTTGTCCTGCGCTGTGATCCAAGATTTTTACTTAGGGGACGAAGGATGGGGATCCCCAGCGGATTCTCCTGAATCCTGGGGCTGGGATTGTATTCAGGCTATCCTGTTTCCTTCTGGGTGAGCTAGTTTCTGCATGGGACAAATAAACTCTTTGAGCTTAGCAAATTGCCTAGGACTGTCCCATTTCTTAGGAGCTTTTTGGGCTTTTGAGGGGGCAGTGCCATTCGGTGCCTTAGGTCTTATGACATGTCTTAGGCAGTCTCAATGAGGGTCCTGAGCTGATTCAGATCCGACCGGGCATCCGGTTTTCAACAGGGTTGGTGTGGCGGACTGGTGGGAAACTTGATGGTCAAGTAGTTTCAGGAATCAAATTTTGACCAGAAGGTGGCATCTGCCACTCAAGTAGCCCAGGCTTTTGAGGGAGTGATAACCAGGGAGAGGTCCCGTGACGGACTATGGATACCAATAGTTGAATCAAGGTTCAAAGGTGGCGAAAAGACAACAAAAAAGGTGGACGAGACAGGGGCCAAGGTCCTGTTCACGCAACTCGGTCCTGCAGATGCTAGATAGCTGTAGGCTCCGATAAGGGGTGTGATCTGGGCGTGGGTTAGACAGAAATATCTGTGAACAATAAAGGTTTCCACAGGCCTCCAAATCCTGTTGACCCTCAAAGGAAGAGGACTGGGATGCGTTGTCAGGAGTCGACTTGAGAGGTTCCGCGAATACCATCCCTGCCGTAGCTCCTTACCTGATAGAGCATCTCCCCGGGAAGACAACAATAGTCTCATCTATTGGTTCCCAAAGAGGCAGAGTTTCATGTGTCATGTACCTTGCTGCCCAAAGCGGGGTGATGGATCTTCTAAAG comes from the bacterium genome and includes:
- the arsN2 gene encoding arsenic resistance N-acetyltransferase ArsN2, which codes for MKPSAEKSTFFTEAISPNKEVLEILRQAQLPTADIVNNLNLLGMREAGRLVGVVGIEVYGRVGMLRSLAVVSGRRKRGLGVCLVSDAETWAVKHGIRTLYLLTKTAEGFFAKLGYEAVPRSEAPAAIAATAQFSALCPASSTLMRKELAPNHWPKGQRP
- a CDS encoding SgcJ/EcaC family oxidoreductase, which produces MRNIAKEVGSQLDRWFAALGSGDPDEVVKLYAQDAVLLSTLKGDVKKGQGKIRDYFEKDFLPKKPVGKTVELHTRVLGGVAVNSGIYSFEVDDEENGRVEVEARYTFVYEWQKEDWKIVEHHSSLNPEGRPTRIGARRESNQRSL
- a CDS encoding TspO/MBR family protein is translated as MKRGAIGLITWIAVSMAAGLVGSQFVPGEWYASLEKPSWTPANSVFGPVWSTLYVLMGVAAWLVWRKAGFYGAPKALGLFLLQLVLNSLWSFLFFGVHQPGLAFMELSVLWLAIWATAIAFWPISSWAGILLLPYLCWVGFAGFLNFAIWRLNS